The Penaeus vannamei isolate JL-2024 unplaced genomic scaffold, ASM4276789v1 unanchor5, whole genome shotgun sequence DNA segment ctttccttcttttacctcttccttttctctttactgtttttctttttcttgtcctcttccgattccttttattttctcttcaaccTCTCtttcaaattgattttttttcttcctcctcttctaaccttttcttctctttcttcctctcctgtctctttctgatttcttcactttttcttattcttctcttcctctctctcatccatccattttctctcccttctttcaccctccctcttcttcgctgcctcttccctatctcctgctaccttttcatccctctctctctctactctcctacttccatcttctctcctccccttctttcccactccctcccttctcccctgtaATGTCCTCACCTATcgatcttttctcccttttcttccttctttccctacttcctcctcccccttcctccctctcttcctcttccttccttcctcctcccctcccttccctacttcatccttcctcctcctccttcccctacttcctccatcctccctccccttcctcttcctcctccttcctcctcccctccccctcccttccctacttcctcctcccccttccctacttcctcccttccacctccccttccccatattcctccccctcccctcctacccccctccctttcttcctcccttccacctcccccttcaccccctccctcctacccccctcccccttccctccttccccctcccattcttccttacttccttccttacttcctccttcctccttcctcctcttcctccttccccctcttcctccttcctcttcccgtgAAGTCTGCAGTATCGATCGGAGAATTAAGGTGCCATTACTCCTTGTAGACGTTGCCTCCCGCCTCTCTAATGCACGGCGTGTCTCGGACCTGTCGTGGCTTATCAAAACACTCTCGAGATGGGGATTCCCCGGTAAACAATAAATATTCTAACCCCGGTAGTGAAGGGGGTTGTGAGGGAAGGAGGTtcgagagggttggagggggactggggggggactgggggttggaggtggtggttgtagatatgggtttttgtttttgttttgttttagacggggggaaggagggatgagagaggttggggggactggggggttggggtttggaGGTGAtggttgtaaatgtgtgtgtgtttgttttgtttgttttggggggatgggaggttaGGGGATAAGGGGTGGGGGTTATGGTTTGGTTTAAGAGTATGagggatttttaatttttttactttagttaggccttaatttttttttcgttttctgtgattcgtgattttcttttgtttttctttcttcttgtttattgttgtcctcttatttttttcttgttcaatgtaatgaatgaatgattgtttaggattctctttttctgtcttgttaggtctttctcttcttattttcttccgttttctagtcattttataattttctcttgtcctcactcattctttcatttatctatttgttgttgctataataataataataataatgataataataatgataataataataataatgataatgataataataataataatagtaatgataatgataataataataataatagttagtgttatcattattgttatcattatccttaccactatctttttcttttcttttctcttctttcctttcgtcgtattttcttatttgttgtttttattcaccTCGTTCGTTAATTACACACAAGTGCATAatcgtttcctttttttattatttatgttaaatCGTCACTTTCCctaaccatccccccccccctccctccctctactatcATTCTGCCTGAtccctccttttaccccctcccccaccccatgtctccctcctctctccccctctcctgctattatcatctcccctccccctcacacacacacactcaccctacCCATTCACCATTCACCCTTAAAatagatacttttttttcttccttccctctctccttcccttatttatCCACCCCatgtcacttccccctccttcaccctatccccctcttctttctctttccttcttccctcctccattattctcccattcctccccaaaaaaaaaaaaaaaaaacaccctcttccctctatctcaccgtctcccccctcccccctttccaaatcccccctcccacccctaaaagaatagaagaatagaaaaaaagggtaatgacattaataatgataatgataacaatgatgatgatagtaatggtaataatagtatttataatgaaaatgataataataataatgatgataataataatagcaataatacaataatgataataatgatagaaataacaataatgataattataatattaataatgatgattataataataatgataataataacaacaatgataatgatgataataacgataatgactacagcaacaataacaacaataatgataacactaattataacaaaacatataaacaaccataacaacccccccccaaaaaaaaagaaagaaacctgATTAAAAAAACATTCTCAccttccaaaaaagaaaaaagaagaaaaaaacaaaaaaatgcaaaaaaacacccactcacccctcccttcccctccctcccccccctacagtAACCGGTGAACAACCCTTCCGCGACAAGTACATCTTCTACCGGTTCTTGGAGGACGCTGCCGCCGCCCCAGGGATCCCCCCGGCCACGCCCTCGTCAGCTGAGCgcagggaggcggaggagagactCACGCCCATCCTGGCCTTCCTGCAGCAGAGGGCGCCCGATGCGGTGCTCAGGATGATCCTCAGGAAGCCGTGAGTTGGGGGCGGGTTtggtttgtttggggggggggggttgtttggggggttgtttgtttgtggtggtggtgtttatagtggtttgtgttttgtttgttggggtggttttgtttttgtttgtttgtttgtgatgtttggtttggttgtggtgtttattttcttcgtttgtggtgtttggtttgtttggggGGGAGTTGtttggggggtgtttgtttgtttggtttggttgtttgtggtggtggtgtttatagtgtttggtttgtttgtggtggtggtgtttgtggtatgtgctttgttttgtttgtttgttctgtttgtttgttgtttgttttgtttgcttaggggttgtttttgttttttttgccagatgtttatggtgtttggtttgtttgtttgtggtggtggtgtttgtttttttgtttgtttggggtttttgtttgtttgtttgttgtggtgtttgttttatttgtggtggtgtttgtttgtttgtggtgtttattaTGTGTgcggtatttgttttgttttgtttgtggtatttattttgttttgcttgtttgtggtgtttggtttgtttggggGGATTAGTGgtatttgtttggtttggtttggtttctggtgttttatttgttttgtttgcggggttttctttgtttgtggtttTTGTTTGTAGTAGTGTTTGTGGTGGTATGTTTctggtgttgtttgtttgtgatggTGTCTTTTTGTGGTGTTGTTTGTAGTTTTGTTTGTGTCTGacggtgtttgtttgtggtgttttttGTTAGTGGTATTTGTGTCatttttgtgattgttgtttgatgtgtttgtttacgttgtttgttagtttattgtattgttcatgtttttttgtttgtttctggtatTTGTTCGTTGTTAGTGGTGTTTGTTtggggtgttgtttgtttgtgatgtttgttttttgtaatgtTTTGTAACGTTTGTTTGTAATGTCatttgtgttgtttgtggtgtttTCTATGGTGTTTATGGAGTAATTTCTTTGTGCTGTTGTTCGCTTATTTctggtgttgtttgtttgttatgtggtttgtggtttgtggtGTTGTTTGTGgcattgtttgtgttgtttgagATCTTAAACAACGTTGTTATTGTTTACTGTTTTTTCGCCATTGTTGCGATACGTGttgttatttgatattattattatttaggatTATTTTTACCGTCACAAGTGTGTTTCGTTATTAATGTccttattcattatcgttattaatattatcattatcactgtcattgtcattatagttattattgctattatcatcatcacttttgcgTTCAATTAAATGAatgatttttctccctctttccttccccctccccccactatccccaccacctacccttcctcctctccatgccacctcctcctccgataACTCCTGCACCACCTCCTCCTACGGCACTATATCCTCCACcacgtccttcccctctcccctccatcccactccctctccccttcacctcctcctccacttccaccacctccatcccactccctctactccttccctcctcctccacctccaccacctcctctccttccaccactttctccacttcctccatcactatctcaacctccctcccctccataccactaccacctcttcctcctccaccaccacttcctcctccaccactccctctaccctccctacctccaccacctcctccctccctaccacctcctcctccaccccccacccccccaggagCCACGAGCGGACCATCGAGGACCAGGAGTTGATCTACGAGGAGCTCCTCCACCTGAAGGCGTTGGCCCACCTGTCCAACTCGGTCAAGAGGGAGCTGGCCTCCGTCATCAAGTTCGAGTCCCACTCCAGGGAAGGGACGATCTGTGAGTACTCGAGGcgtggagggagtgtggagggaagggggagtggggagagagtggaaggaatgggggagtctggagggagtggggggaagggggaatggggatgtagagagattaatagatggaggaatatacatatatatatatatatatatatatatatacatatatatatatatatatatatatatatatatatatatatatatatatatatatatatatatatatatatatatatatatatatatatatatatatagagagagagagagagagagagagagagagagagagagagagagagagaaagagagagaaagagagagagaaagagagagagagagagagagagagagagagagagagagagagagagagagagagagagagagagagagagagagagagagagagagacagacagacagacagacagacagagagagagaaagagacagagatagacagatagataggttgggagatacatacataattgacgagataaataggtagataagacAAATGAATAGATCACTGGTTCCGAACCCCATGGTCGCGCCCCAAATGAGGGtcaccaagtttttttttttttttcagagggtcgccagagggtcttaaaagataaataaaagaatccaTATTTAGATATGTCGGTAAAagttaataatttttattaacacttgtttattgaaattcaatgttTTGGTAATATCAAtctataaaagtatagaataacgtaagctaatatacacctgcaagtataactaccatgaaaatggttggatatataaCTAcgtgttcacacatttagggtcgttAGCTCAGACTATCTTTaggtatcttttatttttttttttttttatttttttttttatctttaggaAACactgaaatagatagaaaatacgtGCGCTGATATATTACTAAAGGAATGAGGTCGATTGGGAAACACTGAAATAGGTAgacaatacatgcatacatacatgcgctgATATattggataaagagggagatcgATAGACTAATGGATataagtagaaagataaatagagagatagatagataaggagggagaaggaggaggagggaagacaaacagaaaaaggatattggtgatagatggatagatggatatgtggatggatgaataaataagtaaatagagaggtagatgaatagatagacatgtaaataaacagatagatggatagatagataggtacatagataaatagatgaatagatagatgtgtttgtctgtgtgtctgtctccaaacatgtatacatagtgatgattaaaaaaaaaacggatatgaAATAACTATGAAATCTGGGGAAGCAAGATgtgaataacgataattatgataatccgtATAACGAAATTAATAAGCTTTTAGTACATATTTATGACAGCTTTTTTCTCATAATTAATCTCCCTAGCGTTCTGGCAGTTTAAAATGCGCTTGGCTGGGATTGACggattggtggggagggggggaggtggaggggtggaggggtgtgtggaggggtggagagggggggtggagcttCCTGCAGTACCCGGATGTCGAGATAATCAGCTTAACAGACATACAAGCTTAggtatttcattattttacaaCTACATCCTATTCCCCCGTTGGTGCATCAGCGACTTAATTCCGTTTCCCTCTCCGAAATCCTGGAAGGTGTACAgctaatcattttttatttatttatttaggtatttgttattgtaataataattatcattatcattattattattattattattattattattattattattattattattattattattattattattattatcattattgttaacatcatcattattatcaatatttctatatttgttgttattgtattcatctattattaccatcatcaatatcatcatcgtcataatcattattatcactgatgttatcattattattatcattaatgtaattattaatatcattattgctactggagaaggggggaggggagggggaggagagggggaggtggaagtggggaggtgagggaggggtggggaggagggggaggggtgtggagaggaCTGTTTGTTTATAATTTACCAGATCATCTGTAGTGAGAGTGAACCCTgcttgttcatcatcatcatcaggttgCTTTTGATGAGAATTACTTTGCTGATTTTGATTTGGTTGAtactggtgtgtgagtgtgtgtgtgtgtgtatatatatatatatatatatatatatatatatatatatatatatatatttatatatatatatatatatatatatatatatatatatatatatatgtatatatatatgtatatatatatatatatatatatatatatatatgtatacatatatacatatatatatatatatatatatatatatacatacatacatacatacatacatgcatacatacatacatacatacatacatacatacatacatacatacatacatacatacatacatacatacgtatgtatatatatatatatatatatatatatatatatatatatatatatatatatgtgtgtgtgtgtgtgtgtgtgtgtgtgtgtgtgtgtgtgtgtgtgtgtgtgtgtgtgtgtgtgaaatagataTGCTTTATGCGTCCATTAACACGGTCGACTGAAGAGGCAGTGTTTGCACGCCAATAGATTgaaaatctgtctctctctctctctctctctctctctctctctctctctctctctctctctctctctctctctctctctctctctctctctatctttctccattcatctatctatctatctatctacattatctctctctctctctctgcctcttcctcttccctctctctctctctctctctctctctctctctctctctctctctctcttctctctctctctcttcttctctctctctctctctctcttctctctctctctctctctctctttctctctctctctctctctctctctctccctctctctctctctttctttctctcttctctctcttcttctctcttctctctctctctctctctctctctctctctctctctctctctctctctctctctctctctctctctctctctctctctctctctctctctctctctctttttctctctctctcttttttttttgtcattcgctCCGTCCTTGATGTTTGTCTGTTGGTGGTGTCCTCTCCTTGTGGgaatttctgtgtttgtttgttttcttttgttcttttgtgagtgcttgtgtgtttattttagttgcattttatcatattatcattagttttattatcattttactttgtttctctcatcattattactattatctttatttttattgctattattacttttgttatcattattattattgctatcattacaatcgttatcatgatcattatcatttctattattattattatcattatcattatcatcatcatcattactattttttccgTGTCATTTGATCATTGTCAAGCAGGACCAGTATTGTGGGCGGGGCTTTAGAGATTGTGGGAGGAGCTGCAGAAGTGGGCGGAGTCTAACTGCTGGTGGTCGTGTGTcaaattttattttatgttgcttatgttttcattttatatttctgttattcCTATCATTTTGTTAGTTTGAttgtgtctctttctatttttctaaagTCAGTATTTAAAGGAggtgaggggtgaaagagagtaagagagagagatagagaaggctaAAGAAGgaacgcaggagagagagagagagagagagagagagaaagagagagagagaaagagagagagagaaagagagtgagagtgagagagagagagagaaagagagagagagagagagagagagaaagagagatagaaagagagagagaaagagttagatagaaaaagagagagagagaaagagagagagagagagagaaaagagagagagagagagagagagagaaagagagggagagaaagagaaaaggagagagagaaagaaagagaaagagaaagaagagagagaaagagagagaagagagagaaagatagcaagagagagagagagaaagagagagagagagagagagagagagagaaaggaaaatgaaaaaaaagagcaaagggcaaaaagaaagtgagagtgaaataggaaaaaaataaaaagaagaaaattataggaatatagatgagaagaaagagattaaagaaaagaaaaaaagattgaaagaaataaagaataaaagaagatacagagagagagaaagagagaaaaaaacaaaagaaacaaaaaaatagcaaaaagaaaGGACATttgacaagacaaacaaacaaacaaatccagtACAGagacaacaacttcaacaataatatcgttattattctaaCTATGTGATATGGTTCCATGAGGGGGGAGGTGTATGTATATTCTGATAACCAATTGCGTCAAGTTTCAATGTTAGAATCAATTAATAGTAATTGGATATAATGGCTGTAATGGTTTTTGTCTgggctatgtatgtgtgtgtgtgtgtgtgtgtgtttgagtgtgaatgtgaatgtgtgtgtgtgtgggtgtgtatgtgtgtgtgtgtgtgtgtgtgtgtgttttagtgtgaatgtgaatgtgtgtgtgtgtgtgtgtgtttgcttgattgtgtgaatgtgtgtgtgtgtgtgtgtgtttctgagtgtgaatgtatatgtgtgtgtgtgtgttttagtgtgaacgtgtgtgtgtgtgtgtgtgtgttgagtgcaaatgtaaatgtgtgtgtgtgtgtttgagtgtgtgtgtgtgtgtgtgtgtgtgtgtgtgtgtgtgtgtgtgtgtgtgtgtgtgtgtgtgtgtgtgtgtttgagtatgtttgagtgtgaatgtgtgtgtgtgtatgtgtgtgtgtttgagtgtgaatgaaatgtgtgtgtgtgtgtgtttgagagtgtgtgtgtgtgtttgagagtgtgtgtgtgcaatgctaatagtattagtaatgctaatgataaagtaGTAATAACttgaaaagatttttaaaatatatgagaatataaataaaaaaaaaaaaaacatataaattacTCATGTGTAAAACcaccaaaaagaaaacatttacaGTGTAATATGTGTATTAAAATACACCAAACTCTTGCATATTATGAGAGACacatttaataaataaaaaagtgtctTAGCAATGTCTTAAAAGAAACAAATTATAGACTTTAATACGCTGTTATTAAATAAAGTACAAGAGGGTTTTGTAAATCTGACGTTATAAAGTGTGTTAAGTGCACACatgtgcgttttttgtgtgtaaaAGGTCTTATCGTAATATGTTTGTTGTACATATGTGTTGTATTTGGTTAGGTGTGTGCccgtatgtatgttttatttttagtatatatatatatatatatatatatatatata contains these protein-coding regions:
- the LOC138860855 gene encoding rap guanine nucleotide exchange factor 4-like is translated as MLLSRAPHLLKDRRHHGRLQPRCGVGTEMAEWLLALSSVVHSRSQAAGMWQCLLEEGALYHVTGEQPFRDKYIFYRFLEDAAAAPGIPPATPSSAERREAEERLTPILAFLQQRAPDAVLRMILRKPSHERTIEDQELIYEELLHLKALAHLSNSVKRELASVIKFESHSREGTI